Proteins encoded within one genomic window of Brassica rapa cultivar Chiifu-401-42 chromosome A09, CAAS_Brap_v3.01, whole genome shotgun sequence:
- the LOC103841509 gene encoding protein HOTHEAD isoform X1, with product MDLYNSPLFRLILVATFIFHDLCSSDEAGYYSFLKDATSGPTLSHFDYIIIGGGTAGSALAATLSQNATVLVLERGGSPYDNPAATDIGNFANTLINITDPNSWSQLFISEDGVFNTRARVLGGGTVLNAGFYSRAEDEFVAETGWVREEVEAAYEWVEKKLVFEPHIKGWQTAFIDGLLEAGVVPYNGFTYEHVHGTKVGGTIFDPDGHRHTAADLLEYANPNTIAVYLHASVHKILFTTKGNSRPKAYGVIFQDANGVFHTAELTVQDARSEVILSAGAIASPQLLMLSGVGPAAHLAAHGVNPIILDHPMVGQGMGDNPMHPVFIPSPKPVEVSLVQVVGIPNFSSYIEGGSGLSLSISLTRTFFNGVLDLLNKLKFPSQSISNLLKSLDLGLNVTTQAGVIIQKVSGPLSRGHLELRNTNPDDNPSVTFNYYQDPEDLNNCVKGLSAIINVIDSKGYSSYKYPGVNGRGLLNLILALPINLRPRHITSTSDLKQYCMDTTMTIYHYHGGCQVGNVVDNDYKVLGVDALRVIDASTFLKSPGTNPQATIMMLGRYMGQKILREREAF from the exons ATGGATCTTTACAATTCCCCATTATTTCGGTTAATTCTCGTCGCAACTTTCATCTTCCACGACTTGTGTTCTTCAGATGAAG CTGGTTATTATAGTTTTCTGAAAGATGCTACATCGGGACCAACGTTATCTCACTTTGACTACATAATCATCGGAGGAGGAACCGCCGGATCTGCACTAGCCGCAACGCTCTCTCAAAACGCCACCGTTTTAGTTCTCGAACGCGGCGGGTCCCCTTACGACAACCCGGCAGCCACGGACATCGGAAACTTCGCAAACACACTCATAAACATAACCGACCCAAACTCATGGTCGCAGCTTTTCATCTCCGAAGACGGCGTTTTCAACACACGCGCACGTGTGCTAGGAGGAGGAACGGTGCTAAACGCTGGATTCTATTCACGTGCGGAAGATGAGTTCGTGGCGGAAACTGGTTGGGTAAGAGAAGAGGTCGAAGCTGCTTACGAGTGGGTCGAGAAGAAGTTGGTGTTCGAGCCACATATTAAGGGATGGCAAACGGCGTTTATAGATGGTCTTTTGGAGGCTGGAGTGGTTCCGTATAATGGTTTCACCTACGAACATGTTCATGGGACCAAAGTTGGTGGTACGATATTTGATCCGGATGGTCATAGACACACGGCGGCTGATTTGTTGGAATATGCTAATCCGAATACGATTGCTGTCTACTTGCACGCTTCTGTCCATAAAATCCTCTTCACCACTAAAG GGAACTCAAGGCCCAAGGCATATGGGGTGATATTTCAAGATGCAAATGGAGTGTTCCACACAGCTGAACTTACGGTACAAGACGCAAGGAGTGAGGTGATCTTATCAGCGGGCGCCATCGCAAGTCCTCAACTATTGATGCTGAGTGGTGTAGGCCCTGCAGCCCATCTTGCAGCCCATGGGGTGAATCCTATCATCTTAGACCACCCAATGGTTGGACAAGGGATGGGTGATAACCCAATGCACCCGGTCTTCATCCCTTCTCCTAAACCCGTAGAGGTATCCCTTGTCCAAGTAGTTGGGATACCTAACTTTTCTAGTTACATTGAAGGTGGAAGTGGCTTAAGTCTCTCCATTAGTTTGACTCGTACCTTCTTCAATGGCGTTTTAGATCTTCTTAATAAG CTAAAGTTCCCTAGCCAATCCATCTCAAACCTTTTGAAATCGTTGGATCTTGGATTAAACGTGACGACACAAGCGGGTGTGATTATTCAGAAAGTGTCTGGACCTCTCTCTCGAGGTCACTTGGAGCTGCGGAACACAAATCCAGATGATAACCCTTCGGTGACATTCAACTACTACCAAGACCCAGAGGATTTGAATAACTGTGTTAAAGGACTTAGTGCTATCATAAATGTGATAGATTCGAAGGGATATTCCAGTTACAAGTACCCTGGAGTAAACGGGCGTGGACTATTAAATCTCATTCTTGCTCTTCCTATCAATCTGAGGCCAAGGCACATAACTTCTACGTCTGATTTGAAGCAGTATTGTATGGATACGACGATGACTATTTATCATTACCATGGAGGTTGTCAAGTTGGAAATGTGGTCGATAATGATTACAAAGTATTAGGGGTTGATGCTTTGAGGGTCATCGATGCATCCACGTTTCTCAAGTCTCCAGGGACTAATCCTCAAGCCACAATCATGATGCTCGGAAG GTATATGGGACAGAAGATTCTTCGAGAGAGGGAAGCTTtctga
- the LOC103841513 gene encoding protein HOTHEAD isoform X2, whose translation MLSHFDYIVIGGGTAGCAIAATLSQNATVLVLERGGSPYDNPTATDIGNFLSTFLNTTPNSWSQLFISEDGVFNTRARVLGGGTVLNAGFYSRAEDEFVAETGWVREEVEAAYEWVEKKLVFEPQIKGWQTAFIDGLLEVGVTPYNGFTYEHVHGTKVGGTIFDPDGRRHTAANLLEYADPQKITVYLHASVHKILFTTTGNMRPKANGVIFRDANGVFHTAKLAAHSALNEVILSAGAIASPQLLMLSGVGPASHLADHGVEPVILDQPMVGQGMCDNPMNAVLIPSPEPVEVSLVQVAGIPHFGSYIEGGSGLSVSISLWHSFFGAVINLLNEMKLPTKTLSRFFKLLDLRVNVTTQAGGMVQKVDWPISRGHLELRNTNPDDNPSVTFNYYQEQEDLNNCVEGLSTIIKVIDSKKYSKYMFPGVTGRGLLDFILGLPINLRPRHINSLFDLKQYCKDTVMTIYHYHGGCQVGKVVDNDYKVLGIDALRVIDASTFLKTPGTNPQATIMMLGRYMGLKILRERSEFLETKEEL comes from the exons ATGTTATCTCACTTCGACTACATAGTCATCGGAGGAGGAACCGCCGGATGTGCAATAGCCGCAACGTTATCCCAAAACGCTACTGTTTTAGTTCTCGAACGTGGTGGGTCCCCTTACGACAATCCCACGGCCACAGACATCGGAAACTTCTTGAGCACATTCTTGAACACAACTCCAAACTCATGGTCGCAGCTTTTCATCTCCGAAGACGGCGTTTTCAACACACGCGCACGCGTGCTAGGAGGAGGAACGGTGCTAAACGCTGGATTCTATTCACGTGCGGAAGATGAGTTCGTGGCGGAAACTGGTTGGGTAAGAGAAGAGGTAGAAGCTGCTTACGAGTGGGTCGAGAAGAAGTTGGTGTTCGAACCACAGATTAAGGGATGGCAAACGGCGTTTATAGATGGTCTTTTGGAGGTTGGCGTGACTCCCTACAATGGTTTCACCTACGAACATGTTCATGGGACCAAAGTTGGTGGTACGATATTTGATCCGGATGGTAGAAGACACACGGCAGCGAATCTATTGGAGTATGCTGATCCACAAAAGATTACTGTCTACTTGCACGCTTCTGTTCATAAGATCCTCTTCACCACCACAG GAAATATGAGGCCCAAGGCAAATGGGGTGATCTTCCGGGATGCGAATGGAGTGTTCCACACGGCAAAACTAGCTGCACATAGTGCACTGAATGAGGTGATCTTATCAGCCGGGGCCATCGCTAGCCCTCAGCTACTGATGTTGAGTGGTGTTGGCCCTGCGTCTCATCTAGCAGACCATGGAGTGGAACCGGTCATCCTAGATCAACCCATGGTGGGACAAGGAATGTGTGATAATCCGATGAATGCTGTCCTCATCCCTTCTCCTGAACCCGTAGAAGTGTCACTTGTCCAAGTCGCTGGAATCCCCCATTTTGGTAGTTACATTGAAGGTGGGAGTGGGTTAAGTGTCTCTATTAGTTTGTGGCATAGCTTCTTCGGTGCTGTTATAAATCTCCTCAATGAG ATGAAACTTCCAACCAAAACCCTATCACGCTTTTTCAAATTATTGGATCTTCGAGTTAATGTGACAACACAAGCAGGTGGGATGGTTCAGAAAGTTGATTGGCCGATCTCGAGAGGTCATTTGGAGCTGCGGAACACGAATCCAGACGACAATCCTTCAGTGACATTCAACTACTACCAAGAACAAGAAGATTTGAATAACTGTGTTGAAGGACTTAGTACTATAATTAAAGTGATAGATTCGAAGAAATATTCCAAGTACATGTTCCCTGGAGTCACCGGGCGGGGATTGTTGGATTTCATTCTTGGTCTTCCCATCAATCTGAGGCCAAGACACATTAATTCATTGTTCGATTTGAAGCAATATTGTAAAGATACCGTGATGACTATTTATCATTACCATGGAGGTTGTCAAGTTGGAAAGGTGGTCGACAATGATTACAAAGTATTAGGAATTGATGCTTTGAGGGTCATCGATGCATCCACGTTTCTCAAGACCCCAGGGACTAATCCTCAAGCCACGATAATGATGCTTGGAAG GTATATGGGGCTGAAGATTCTTCGAGAGAGGTCGGAATTTCTCGAAACTAAAGAAGAActatga
- the LOC103841509 gene encoding protein HOTHEAD isoform X2, translating into MDLYNSPLFRLILVATFIFHDLCSSDEAGYYSFLKDATSGPTLSHFDYIIIGGGTAGSALAATLSQNATVLVLERGGSPYDNPAATDIGNFANTLINITDPNSWSQLFISEDGVFNTRARVLGGGTVLNAGFYSRAEDEFVAETGWVREEVEAAYEWVEKKLVFEPHIKGWQTAFIDGLLEAGVVPYNGFTYEHVHGTKVGGTIFDPDGHRHTAADLLEYANPNTIAVYLHASVHKILFTTKGNSRPKAYGVIFQDANGVFHTAELTVQDARSEVILSAGAIASPQLLMLSGVGPAAHLAAHGVNPIILDHPMVGQGMGDNPMHPVFIPSPKPVEVSLVQVVGIPNFSSYIEGGSGLSLSISLTRTFFNGVLDLLNKLKFPSQSISNLLKSLDLGLNVTTQAGVIIQKVSGPLSRGHLELRNTNPDDNPSVTFNYYQDPEDLNNCVKGLSAIINVIDSKGYSSYKYPGVNGRGLLNLILALPINLRPRHITSTSDLKQYCMDTTMTIYHYHGGCQVGNVVDNDYKVLGVDALRVIDASTFLKSPGTNPQATIMMLGR; encoded by the exons ATGGATCTTTACAATTCCCCATTATTTCGGTTAATTCTCGTCGCAACTTTCATCTTCCACGACTTGTGTTCTTCAGATGAAG CTGGTTATTATAGTTTTCTGAAAGATGCTACATCGGGACCAACGTTATCTCACTTTGACTACATAATCATCGGAGGAGGAACCGCCGGATCTGCACTAGCCGCAACGCTCTCTCAAAACGCCACCGTTTTAGTTCTCGAACGCGGCGGGTCCCCTTACGACAACCCGGCAGCCACGGACATCGGAAACTTCGCAAACACACTCATAAACATAACCGACCCAAACTCATGGTCGCAGCTTTTCATCTCCGAAGACGGCGTTTTCAACACACGCGCACGTGTGCTAGGAGGAGGAACGGTGCTAAACGCTGGATTCTATTCACGTGCGGAAGATGAGTTCGTGGCGGAAACTGGTTGGGTAAGAGAAGAGGTCGAAGCTGCTTACGAGTGGGTCGAGAAGAAGTTGGTGTTCGAGCCACATATTAAGGGATGGCAAACGGCGTTTATAGATGGTCTTTTGGAGGCTGGAGTGGTTCCGTATAATGGTTTCACCTACGAACATGTTCATGGGACCAAAGTTGGTGGTACGATATTTGATCCGGATGGTCATAGACACACGGCGGCTGATTTGTTGGAATATGCTAATCCGAATACGATTGCTGTCTACTTGCACGCTTCTGTCCATAAAATCCTCTTCACCACTAAAG GGAACTCAAGGCCCAAGGCATATGGGGTGATATTTCAAGATGCAAATGGAGTGTTCCACACAGCTGAACTTACGGTACAAGACGCAAGGAGTGAGGTGATCTTATCAGCGGGCGCCATCGCAAGTCCTCAACTATTGATGCTGAGTGGTGTAGGCCCTGCAGCCCATCTTGCAGCCCATGGGGTGAATCCTATCATCTTAGACCACCCAATGGTTGGACAAGGGATGGGTGATAACCCAATGCACCCGGTCTTCATCCCTTCTCCTAAACCCGTAGAGGTATCCCTTGTCCAAGTAGTTGGGATACCTAACTTTTCTAGTTACATTGAAGGTGGAAGTGGCTTAAGTCTCTCCATTAGTTTGACTCGTACCTTCTTCAATGGCGTTTTAGATCTTCTTAATAAG CTAAAGTTCCCTAGCCAATCCATCTCAAACCTTTTGAAATCGTTGGATCTTGGATTAAACGTGACGACACAAGCGGGTGTGATTATTCAGAAAGTGTCTGGACCTCTCTCTCGAGGTCACTTGGAGCTGCGGAACACAAATCCAGATGATAACCCTTCGGTGACATTCAACTACTACCAAGACCCAGAGGATTTGAATAACTGTGTTAAAGGACTTAGTGCTATCATAAATGTGATAGATTCGAAGGGATATTCCAGTTACAAGTACCCTGGAGTAAACGGGCGTGGACTATTAAATCTCATTCTTGCTCTTCCTATCAATCTGAGGCCAAGGCACATAACTTCTACGTCTGATTTGAAGCAGTATTGTATGGATACGACGATGACTATTTATCATTACCATGGAGGTTGTCAAGTTGGAAATGTGGTCGATAATGATTACAAAGTATTAGGGGTTGATGCTTTGAGGGTCATCGATGCATCCACGTTTCTCAAGTCTCCAGGGACTAATCCTCAAGCCACAATCATGATGCTCGGAAGGTAA
- the LOC103841514 gene encoding peptidyl-prolyl cis-trans isomerase CYP19-3 translates to MANPKVFFDILIGKMKAGRVVMELFADVTPRTADNFRALCTGEKGIGQAGKALHYKGSAFHRIIPGFMCQGGDFTRGNGTGGESIYGAKFQDENFKLKHTGPGILSMANSGPNTNGSQFFICTDKTAWLDGKHVVFGKVVDGYNVVKAMEKVGSERGVTSEPVVIEDCGEIKNETSEVSNKE, encoded by the coding sequence ATGGCAAACCCGAAGGTCTTCTTTGACATCTTGATAGGAAAGATGAAGGCGGGTCGTGTGGTGATGGAGCTATTCGCAGATGTGACACCGAGAACAGCTGATAACTTTCGTGCTCTATGCACAGGAGAGAAGGGTATTGGGCAAGCAGGGAAGGCACTGCACTACAAAGGCTCAGCCTTTCACCGTATCATCCCAGGGTTCATGTGCCAAGGAGGAGATTTCACCCGCGGGAATGGAACCGGAGGGGAATCGATTTACGGGGCTAAGTTTCAGGACGAGAACTTCAAGTTGAAGCACACTGGTCCGGGGATTTTGTCTATGGCTAATTCTGGTCCCAACACGAACGGTTCTCAATTCTTTATATGCACTGATAAGACAGCTTGGCTCGATGGGAAGCACGTGGTGTTTGGGAAAGTTGTTGATGGGTACAATGTGGTGAAGGCGATGGAGAAAGTTGGGTCTGAGAGGGGAGTTACTTCTGAACCAGTTGTGATTGAAGATTGTGGTGAGATCAAGAATGAAACTTCAGAAGTTTCAAACAAGGAATAG
- the LOC103841513 gene encoding protein HOTHEAD isoform X1: protein MPKRYNIMDFHIFRLFRSISVAFFILHGSCYSDKAGYYSFSKDATSAPMLSHFDYIVIGGGTAGCAIAATLSQNATVLVLERGGSPYDNPTATDIGNFLSTFLNTTPNSWSQLFISEDGVFNTRARVLGGGTVLNAGFYSRAEDEFVAETGWVREEVEAAYEWVEKKLVFEPQIKGWQTAFIDGLLEVGVTPYNGFTYEHVHGTKVGGTIFDPDGRRHTAANLLEYADPQKITVYLHASVHKILFTTTGNMRPKANGVIFRDANGVFHTAKLAAHSALNEVILSAGAIASPQLLMLSGVGPASHLADHGVEPVILDQPMVGQGMCDNPMNAVLIPSPEPVEVSLVQVAGIPHFGSYIEGGSGLSVSISLWHSFFGAVINLLNEMKLPTKTLSRFFKLLDLRVNVTTQAGGMVQKVDWPISRGHLELRNTNPDDNPSVTFNYYQEQEDLNNCVEGLSTIIKVIDSKKYSKYMFPGVTGRGLLDFILGLPINLRPRHINSLFDLKQYCKDTVMTIYHYHGGCQVGKVVDNDYKVLGIDALRVIDASTFLKTPGTNPQATIMMLGRYMGLKILRERSEFLETKEEL, encoded by the exons ATGCCAAAAAGATACAACATAATGGATTTTCATATATTCCGATTATTTCGTTCGATTAGCGTAGCATTTTTCATCTTACATGGCTCGTGTTATTCCGACAAAG CTGGTTATTACAGTTTTTCAAAAGATGCTACATCAGCACCAATGTTATCTCACTTCGACTACATAGTCATCGGAGGAGGAACCGCCGGATGTGCAATAGCCGCAACGTTATCCCAAAACGCTACTGTTTTAGTTCTCGAACGTGGTGGGTCCCCTTACGACAATCCCACGGCCACAGACATCGGAAACTTCTTGAGCACATTCTTGAACACAACTCCAAACTCATGGTCGCAGCTTTTCATCTCCGAAGACGGCGTTTTCAACACACGCGCACGCGTGCTAGGAGGAGGAACGGTGCTAAACGCTGGATTCTATTCACGTGCGGAAGATGAGTTCGTGGCGGAAACTGGTTGGGTAAGAGAAGAGGTAGAAGCTGCTTACGAGTGGGTCGAGAAGAAGTTGGTGTTCGAACCACAGATTAAGGGATGGCAAACGGCGTTTATAGATGGTCTTTTGGAGGTTGGCGTGACTCCCTACAATGGTTTCACCTACGAACATGTTCATGGGACCAAAGTTGGTGGTACGATATTTGATCCGGATGGTAGAAGACACACGGCAGCGAATCTATTGGAGTATGCTGATCCACAAAAGATTACTGTCTACTTGCACGCTTCTGTTCATAAGATCCTCTTCACCACCACAG GAAATATGAGGCCCAAGGCAAATGGGGTGATCTTCCGGGATGCGAATGGAGTGTTCCACACGGCAAAACTAGCTGCACATAGTGCACTGAATGAGGTGATCTTATCAGCCGGGGCCATCGCTAGCCCTCAGCTACTGATGTTGAGTGGTGTTGGCCCTGCGTCTCATCTAGCAGACCATGGAGTGGAACCGGTCATCCTAGATCAACCCATGGTGGGACAAGGAATGTGTGATAATCCGATGAATGCTGTCCTCATCCCTTCTCCTGAACCCGTAGAAGTGTCACTTGTCCAAGTCGCTGGAATCCCCCATTTTGGTAGTTACATTGAAGGTGGGAGTGGGTTAAGTGTCTCTATTAGTTTGTGGCATAGCTTCTTCGGTGCTGTTATAAATCTCCTCAATGAG ATGAAACTTCCAACCAAAACCCTATCACGCTTTTTCAAATTATTGGATCTTCGAGTTAATGTGACAACACAAGCAGGTGGGATGGTTCAGAAAGTTGATTGGCCGATCTCGAGAGGTCATTTGGAGCTGCGGAACACGAATCCAGACGACAATCCTTCAGTGACATTCAACTACTACCAAGAACAAGAAGATTTGAATAACTGTGTTGAAGGACTTAGTACTATAATTAAAGTGATAGATTCGAAGAAATATTCCAAGTACATGTTCCCTGGAGTCACCGGGCGGGGATTGTTGGATTTCATTCTTGGTCTTCCCATCAATCTGAGGCCAAGACACATTAATTCATTGTTCGATTTGAAGCAATATTGTAAAGATACCGTGATGACTATTTATCATTACCATGGAGGTTGTCAAGTTGGAAAGGTGGTCGACAATGATTACAAAGTATTAGGAATTGATGCTTTGAGGGTCATCGATGCATCCACGTTTCTCAAGACCCCAGGGACTAATCCTCAAGCCACGATAATGATGCTTGGAAG GTATATGGGGCTGAAGATTCTTCGAGAGAGGTCGGAATTTCTCGAAACTAAAGAAGAActatga
- the LOC103841508 gene encoding protein HOTHEAD-like — protein MDFHIFRLFRFISVAVFVFQGSCYSDKAGYYSFLRDAKSAPTLSHYDYIVIGGGTAGCALAATLSQNATVLLLERGGSPYDNPLATDIGNFLNTFLNTTPNSWSQLFISEDGVFNSRARVLGGGTVINAGFYSRAEADFVAESGWDREEVEAAYEWVEKKLVFEPQIKGWQTAFIDGLLEAGVTPYNGFTYKHIYGTKVGGTILDPDGRRHTAADLLEYADPKKITVYLHASAHKILFTTTGTMRPKANGVIFQDANGVFHTAKLAAHNAQNEVLLSAGAIASPQLLLLSGVGPAAHLADHGVDPVILDHPMVGQGMGDNPMNAVVIPSPKPVEVSLVQVAGIPHFGSYIEGLSGLSLSISLTHSFFDGVINLLNEIKLPTKTLSNFFKLLDLRFNITTQAGGMIQKVYGPISRGHLELRNTNPDDNPSVTFNYYQDPEDLNNCVEGLSTIIKVINSQNYSKYKFPGVTGRGLLDLILALPINLRPRHINSLFDLKQYCKDTVMTIYHYHGGCQVGKVVDNDYKVLGVDALRVVDASTFLKTPGTNPQATIMMLGRYVGQKILRERADFLETKEEL, from the exons ATGGATTTCCATATATTCCGATTATTTCGTTTTATTAGCGTCGCAGTTTTCGTCTTCCAAGGCTCGTGTTATTCTGATAAAG CTGGTTATTATAGTTTTTTAAGAGATGCAAAATCAGCACCAACCTTATCTCACTACGACTACATAGTCATCGGAGGAGGAACCGCCGGATGTGCACTAGCAGCAACGCTATCCCAAAACGCCACCGTTTTACTTCTTGAACGCGGTGGTTCCCCTTACGACAACCCCTTGGCTACAGACATAGGAAACTTCTTGAACACATTCTTGAACACAACTCCAAACTCGTGGTCTCAGCTTTTCATCTCCGAAGACGGCGTTTTCAACTCACGTGCACGCGTGCTAGGAGGAGGAACGGTGATAAACGCTGGATTCTACTCACGTGCGGAAGCTGACTTCGTTGCGGAGTCTGGTTGGGACAGAGAAGAGGTCGAAGCGGCTTACGAGTGGGTCGAGAAGAAGTTGGTGTTCGAACCACAGATTAAGGGATGGCAAACGGCGTTTATAGATGGTCTTTTGGAGGCTGGAGTGACTCCATACAATGGTTTCACGTACAAACATATCTATGGGACGAAAGTTGGCGGTACGATACTTGATCCGGATGGTCGGAGACACACGGCAGCGGATCTATTGGAGTATGCTGATCCAAAAAAGATTACTGTCTACTTGCACGCTTCTGCTCATAAGATCCTCTTCACCACCACAG gaACTATGAGGCCAAAGGCAAATGGAGTGATCTTCCAGGATGCGAATGGAGTGTTCCACACGGCAAAACTAGCGGCGCATAACGCACAGAATGAAGTGCTCTTATCAGCGGGTGCCATCGCGAGCCCGCAGCTACTGTTGTTGAGTGGTGTTGGCCCTGCGGCCCATCTAGCAGACCATGGGGTGGATCCTGTCATCCTAGATCACCCCATGGTCGGACAAGGAATGGGTGATAATCCGATGAACGCCGTCGTCATCCCTTCTCCTAAACCCGTAGAAGTGTCCCTTGTCCAAGTCGCTGGAATCCCTCACTTTGGTAGTTACATTGAAGGTTTGAGTGGGTTAAGCCTCTCTATTAGTTTGACGCATAGCTTTTTCGATGGTGTTATAAATCTTCTCAATGAG ATAAAACTTCCCACCAAAACCCTCTCAAACTTTTTCAAATTATTGGATCTACGATTCAACATTACAACACAAGCAGGTGGGATGATTCAGAAAGTGTATGGACCGATCTCGAGAGGTCACTTGGAGCTGCGGAACACGAATCCAGATGATAACCCTTCAGTGACATTTAACTACTACCAAGACCCAGAGGATTTGAATAACTGTGTTGAAGGACTTAGTACTATAATTAAAGTGATAAATTCGCAGAATTACTCCAAGTACAAGTTCCCTGGAGTGACCGGGCGTGGATTGTTGGATCTCATTCTTGCCCTTCCCATCAATCTGAGGCCAAGACACATAAATTCATTGTTCGATTTGAAGCAATATTGTAAAGATACCGTGATGACTATTTATCATTACCATGGAGGTTGTCAAGTTGGAAAAGTGGTCGACAATGATTACAAAGTATTAGGGGTTGATGCTTTGAGAGTCGTCGATGCATCCACATTTCTCAAGACCCCGGGGACTAATCCTCAAGCCACGATCATGATGCTCGGAAG GTATGTGGGGCAGAAGATTCTTCGAGAGAGGGCGGATTTTCTCGAAACTAAAGAAGAActatga
- the LOC103841507 gene encoding probable inactive receptor-like protein kinase At3g56050, with the protein MSTNWKSVRLRLEMRTLMIFLAILSFDSCFSLGNEEGVTRDLRIDDRDALDLRGVSFHRKLLGRFRNPYTHLNKDRPPVAALAPASSSVPSHRGTTTRKSSALHPPRRSPPALHVSSAPPHSVPLSKNPSVRSSSSSMVPVVAGCVGGAVFLLLLATGLFFFKSKAGKSVNPWSTGLSGQLQKVFITGVPKLKRSEIEAACEDFSNVIGSCPIGTLFKGTLSTGVEIAVASVATASAKEWTNNIEMQFRKKIEMLSKINHKNFVNLLGYCEEDEPFTRILVFEYASNGSVFEHLHYKESEHLDWIMRLRISMGVAYCLDHMHGLKPPIVHSNLISSSVQLTEDYAVKIADFNFGYLKGPSETETSTNALIDTHISVTTQEDNVHSFGLLLFELMTGKLPESVRKGDSVDTGLADFLRGKTLREMVDPTLECFDEKIESIGEVVKSCVRADPKQRPTMKEVTGRLREITGLSPDDAIPKLSALWWAELEVLSTA; encoded by the exons ATGAGTACGAACTGGAAATCTGTTCGATTAAGGCTCGAAATGCGTACTCTAATGATTTTTCTAGCGATTTTGAGCTTCGATTCGTGTTTTTCGCTGGGAAACGAAGAAG GTGTGACGAGAGATCTACGGATTGATGATAGAGACGCCTTAGATTT GAGAGGTGTTAGTTTCCACAGGAAGTTACTTGGCCGTTTCCGTAACCCATACACCCATTTGAACAAGGACCGTCCTCCTGTGGCAGCTCTTGCACCAGCGTCATCTTCTGTTCCTTCTCATAGAGGTACTACTACCAGAAAATCTTCAGCATTGCATCCACCACGGAGAAGTCCACCTGCCCTGCATGTTTCTTCTGCTCCACCTCATTCTGTGCCTCTTTCAAAAAATCCTAGTGTAAGAAGTTCTTCAAGCAGCATGGTTCCCGTTGTGGCTGGCTGCGTAGGCGGTGCTGTGTTTTTGCTTCTTTTAGCTACTGGTCTCTTCTTTTTCAAAAGTAAAGCTGGCAAATCTGTGAATCCTTGGAGTACAGGTCTTAGTGGACAGCTTCAGAAAGTGTTCATAACTG GTGTCCCAAAACTGAAAAGATCTGAGATTGAAGCTGCTTGTGAAGATTTCAGCAATGTCATTGGATCTTGTCCTATTGGTACATTGTTCAAAGGGACACTATCAACTGGGGTGGAAATAGCAGTGGCTTCTGTTGCTACTGCTTCTGCCAAAGAATGGACTAATAACATTGAAATGCAGTTCAGAAAGAAG ATTGAAATGCTATCCAAGATAAACCACAAGAACTTTGTCAACCTTCTCGGTTACTGTGAAGAAGATGAGCCTTTCACTAGGATCTTGGTCTTTGAATATGCATCAAACGGATCTGTCTTTGAACATTTACAct ATAAAGAATCAGAACACTTGGACTGGATAATGCGGCTTAGAATATCAATGGGTGTAGCGTATTGCCTTGACCATATGCACGGGCTTAAGCCACCTATAGTCCACAGCAATCTTATCTCATCATCAGTTCAACTCACAGAGGATTACGCAGTCAAAATCGCAGATTTCAACTTCGGTTACCTAAAGGGTCCATCGGAGACAGAAACCAGCACCAATGCACTCATAGATACGCACATCTCAGTCACAACCCAAGAAGACAACGTCCACAGCTTTGGTTTGCTGTTATTCGAACTGATGACCGGGAAACTCCCGGAGTCTGTTAGAAAAGGTGACTCGGTAGATACAGGTTTGGCTGATTTCTTGAGAGGAAAGACTCTGAGGGAGATGGTGGATCCAACGCTGGAATGTTTTGATGAGAAGATTGAGAGTATAGGCGAAGTGGTAAAAAGCTGTGTAAGGGCAGACCCGAAACAAAGACCGACGATGAAAGAAGTCACAGGGAGGTTACGAGAGATCACAGGATTGTCACCGGACGATGCTATTCCGAAACTTTCAGCTCTTTGGTGGGCAGAGCTGGAAGTGCTGTCCACTGCGTGA